In the genome of Nycticebus coucang isolate mNycCou1 chromosome 12, mNycCou1.pri, whole genome shotgun sequence, one region contains:
- the CDK2 gene encoding cyclin-dependent kinase 2 isoform X3 yields MENFQKVEKIGEGTYGVVYKARNKLTGEVVALKKIRLDTETEGVPSTAIREISLLKELNHPNIVKLLDVIHTENKLYLVFEFLHQDLKKFMDASALTGIPLPLIKVVTLWYRAPEILLGCKYYSTAVDIWSLGCIFAEMHLVCTQHHARCCGEHRRNGRHSLCPLCSYLEVAASQGGGMTAVSTPHPVTRRALFPGDSEIDQLFRIFRTLGTPDEVVWPGVTSMPDYKPSFPKWARQDFSKVVPPLDEDGRSLLSQMLHYDPNKRISAKAALTHPFFQDVTKPVPHLRL; encoded by the exons ATGGAGAACTTCCAAAAGGTGGAAAAGATCGGAGAGGGCACGTACGGAGTTGTGTATAAGGCCAGAAACAAGTTAACTGGAGAAGTAGTGGCGCTTAAGAAAATCCGCCTGGACAC TGAGACAGAGGGTGTACCCAGTACTGCTATCCGAGAGATCTCACTGCTTAAGGAGCTTAACCATCCTAATATTGTCAA GCTGCTGGATGTCATCCACACAGAAAATAAACTCTACCTGGTTTTTGAATTTCTACACCAAGACCTCAAGAAATTCATGGATGCCTCTGCTCTCACAGGCATTCCTCTCCCCCTCATTAAG GTGGTGACCCTGTGGTACCGAGCACCTGAAATCCTCCTGGGCTGCAAATACTATTCCACAGCCGTGGACATCTGGAGCCTGGGCTGCATCTTTGCTGAGATG CACCTAGTATGTACCCAGCACCATGCTAGGTGCTGTGGGGAACACAGAAGAAATGGAAGACACAGTCTCTGCCCGCTGTGCTCCTATCTAGAAGTGGCTGCATCACAAGGAGGGGGGATGACCGCAGTGTCTACCCCACATCCC GTGACCCGCAGGGCCCTATTCCCTGGTGATTCTGAGATTGACCAACTCTTCCGGATCTTTCGGACTCTGGGGACCCCAGATGAGGTGGTTTGGCCAGGAGTTACATCTATGCCTGATTATAAGCCAAGTTTCCCCAAGTGGGCCCGGCAAGATTTTAGTAAAGTTGTGCCTCCCCTGGATGAAGATGGACGAAGCTTATTATCG CAAATGCTGCACTATGACCCCAACAAGCGGATTTCGGCAAAGGCAGCTCTGACTCACCCTTTCTTCCAGGATGTGACCAAGCCAGTACCCCACCTTCGGCTCTGA
- the RAB5B gene encoding ras-related protein Rab-5B, translated as MTSRSTARPNGQPQASKICQFKLVLLGESAVGKSSLVLRFVKGQFHEYQESTIGAAFLTQSVCLDDTTVKFEIWDTAGQERYHSLAPMYYRGAQAAIVVYDITNQETFARAKTWVKELQRQASPSIVIALAGNKADLANKRMVEYEEAQAYADDNSLLFMETSAKTAMNVNDLFLAIAKKLPKSEPQNLGGAAGRSRGVDLHEQSQQNKSQCCSN; from the exons ATGACTAGCAGAAGCACAGCCAGGCCCAATGGGCAGCCCCAGGCCAGCAAAATATGCCAGTTCAAATTGGTCCTGCTGGGAGAATCTGCAGTAGGGAAGTCGAGCCTTGTATTACGTTTTGTGAAAGGGCAGTTCCATGAGTATCAGGAGAGTACAATTGGAG CGGCCTTCCTCACCCAATCTGTTTGTCTAGATGACACCACAGTCAAGTTTGAGATCTGGGACACAGCTGGGCAGGAGCGATACCACAGCTTAGCTCCTATGTACTATAGGGGTGCCCAAGCTGCAATCGTGGTTTATGACATTACTAATCAG GAAACTTTTGCCCGAGCAAAGACATGGGTAAAGGAACTACAGCGACAGGCCAGTCCCAGCATTGTTATTGCCCTGGCAGGGAATAAAGCTGACCTAGCCAACAAGCGCATGGTGGAGTATGAA GAGGCCCAGGCATATGCAGATGACAACAGCTTATTGTTTATGGAGACTTCAGCCAAGACTGCTATGAATGTGAATGATCTCTTCCTGGCAATAG ctAAGAAGTTGCCAAAGAGTGAACCCCAGAATCTGGGGGGTGCAGCAGGCCGAAGCCGGGGTGTGGATCTCCATGAACAGTCCCAGCAGAACAAGAGCCAGTGTTGTAGCAACTGA
- the CDK2 gene encoding cyclin-dependent kinase 2 isoform X1 yields the protein MENFQKVEKIGEGTYGVVYKARNKLTGEVVALKKIRLDTETEGVPSTAIREISLLKELNHPNIVKLLDVIHTENKLYLVFEFLHQDLKKFMDASALTGIPLPLIKSYLFQLLQGLAFCHSHRVLHRDLKPQNLLINAEGSIKLADFGLARAFGVPVRTYTHEVVTLWYRAPEILLGCKYYSTAVDIWSLGCIFAEMHLVCTQHHARCCGEHRRNGRHSLCPLCSYLEVAASQGGGMTAVSTPHPVTRRALFPGDSEIDQLFRIFRTLGTPDEVVWPGVTSMPDYKPSFPKWARQDFSKVVPPLDEDGRSLLSQMLHYDPNKRISAKAALTHPFFQDVTKPVPHLRL from the exons ATGGAGAACTTCCAAAAGGTGGAAAAGATCGGAGAGGGCACGTACGGAGTTGTGTATAAGGCCAGAAACAAGTTAACTGGAGAAGTAGTGGCGCTTAAGAAAATCCGCCTGGACAC TGAGACAGAGGGTGTACCCAGTACTGCTATCCGAGAGATCTCACTGCTTAAGGAGCTTAACCATCCTAATATTGTCAA GCTGCTGGATGTCATCCACACAGAAAATAAACTCTACCTGGTTTTTGAATTTCTACACCAAGACCTCAAGAAATTCATGGATGCCTCTGCTCTCACAGGCATTCCTCTCCCCCTCATTAAG AGCTATTTATTCCAGCTGCTCCAGGGCCTAGCTTTCTGCCATTCTCATCGAGTCCTGCACCGAGACCTTAAGCCTCAGAATCTGCTTATCAACGCAGAGGGGTCTATCAAGCTAGCAGACTTTGGACTAGCCAGAGCCTTTGGAGTCCCTGTTCGTACTTACACCCATGAG GTGGTGACCCTGTGGTACCGAGCACCTGAAATCCTCCTGGGCTGCAAATACTATTCCACAGCCGTGGACATCTGGAGCCTGGGCTGCATCTTTGCTGAGATG CACCTAGTATGTACCCAGCACCATGCTAGGTGCTGTGGGGAACACAGAAGAAATGGAAGACACAGTCTCTGCCCGCTGTGCTCCTATCTAGAAGTGGCTGCATCACAAGGAGGGGGGATGACCGCAGTGTCTACCCCACATCCC GTGACCCGCAGGGCCCTATTCCCTGGTGATTCTGAGATTGACCAACTCTTCCGGATCTTTCGGACTCTGGGGACCCCAGATGAGGTGGTTTGGCCAGGAGTTACATCTATGCCTGATTATAAGCCAAGTTTCCCCAAGTGGGCCCGGCAAGATTTTAGTAAAGTTGTGCCTCCCCTGGATGAAGATGGACGAAGCTTATTATCG CAAATGCTGCACTATGACCCCAACAAGCGGATTTCGGCAAAGGCAGCTCTGACTCACCCTTTCTTCCAGGATGTGACCAAGCCAGTACCCCACCTTCGGCTCTGA
- the CDK2 gene encoding cyclin-dependent kinase 2 isoform X2 — protein MENFQKVEKIGEGTYGVVYKARNKLTGEVVALKKIRLDTETEGVPSTAIREISLLKELNHPNIVKLLDVIHTENKLYLVFEFLHQDLKKFMDASALTGIPLPLIKSYLFQLLQGLAFCHSHRVLHRDLKPQNLLINAEGSIKLADFGLARAFGVPVRTYTHEVVTLWYRAPEILLGCKYYSTAVDIWSLGCIFAEMVTRRALFPGDSEIDQLFRIFRTLGTPDEVVWPGVTSMPDYKPSFPKWARQDFSKVVPPLDEDGRSLLSQMLHYDPNKRISAKAALTHPFFQDVTKPVPHLRL, from the exons ATGGAGAACTTCCAAAAGGTGGAAAAGATCGGAGAGGGCACGTACGGAGTTGTGTATAAGGCCAGAAACAAGTTAACTGGAGAAGTAGTGGCGCTTAAGAAAATCCGCCTGGACAC TGAGACAGAGGGTGTACCCAGTACTGCTATCCGAGAGATCTCACTGCTTAAGGAGCTTAACCATCCTAATATTGTCAA GCTGCTGGATGTCATCCACACAGAAAATAAACTCTACCTGGTTTTTGAATTTCTACACCAAGACCTCAAGAAATTCATGGATGCCTCTGCTCTCACAGGCATTCCTCTCCCCCTCATTAAG AGCTATTTATTCCAGCTGCTCCAGGGCCTAGCTTTCTGCCATTCTCATCGAGTCCTGCACCGAGACCTTAAGCCTCAGAATCTGCTTATCAACGCAGAGGGGTCTATCAAGCTAGCAGACTTTGGACTAGCCAGAGCCTTTGGAGTCCCTGTTCGTACTTACACCCATGAG GTGGTGACCCTGTGGTACCGAGCACCTGAAATCCTCCTGGGCTGCAAATACTATTCCACAGCCGTGGACATCTGGAGCCTGGGCTGCATCTTTGCTGAGATG GTGACCCGCAGGGCCCTATTCCCTGGTGATTCTGAGATTGACCAACTCTTCCGGATCTTTCGGACTCTGGGGACCCCAGATGAGGTGGTTTGGCCAGGAGTTACATCTATGCCTGATTATAAGCCAAGTTTCCCCAAGTGGGCCCGGCAAGATTTTAGTAAAGTTGTGCCTCCCCTGGATGAAGATGGACGAAGCTTATTATCG CAAATGCTGCACTATGACCCCAACAAGCGGATTTCGGCAAAGGCAGCTCTGACTCACCCTTTCTTCCAGGATGTGACCAAGCCAGTACCCCACCTTCGGCTCTGA
- the CDK2 gene encoding cyclin-dependent kinase 2 isoform X4, translating to MENFQKVEKIGEGTYGVVYKARNKLTGEVVALKKIRLDTETEGVPSTAIREISLLKELNHPNIVKLLDVIHTENKLYLVFEFLHQDLKKFMDASALTGIPLPLIKVVTLWYRAPEILLGCKYYSTAVDIWSLGCIFAEMVTRRALFPGDSEIDQLFRIFRTLGTPDEVVWPGVTSMPDYKPSFPKWARQDFSKVVPPLDEDGRSLLSQMLHYDPNKRISAKAALTHPFFQDVTKPVPHLRL from the exons ATGGAGAACTTCCAAAAGGTGGAAAAGATCGGAGAGGGCACGTACGGAGTTGTGTATAAGGCCAGAAACAAGTTAACTGGAGAAGTAGTGGCGCTTAAGAAAATCCGCCTGGACAC TGAGACAGAGGGTGTACCCAGTACTGCTATCCGAGAGATCTCACTGCTTAAGGAGCTTAACCATCCTAATATTGTCAA GCTGCTGGATGTCATCCACACAGAAAATAAACTCTACCTGGTTTTTGAATTTCTACACCAAGACCTCAAGAAATTCATGGATGCCTCTGCTCTCACAGGCATTCCTCTCCCCCTCATTAAG GTGGTGACCCTGTGGTACCGAGCACCTGAAATCCTCCTGGGCTGCAAATACTATTCCACAGCCGTGGACATCTGGAGCCTGGGCTGCATCTTTGCTGAGATG GTGACCCGCAGGGCCCTATTCCCTGGTGATTCTGAGATTGACCAACTCTTCCGGATCTTTCGGACTCTGGGGACCCCAGATGAGGTGGTTTGGCCAGGAGTTACATCTATGCCTGATTATAAGCCAAGTTTCCCCAAGTGGGCCCGGCAAGATTTTAGTAAAGTTGTGCCTCCCCTGGATGAAGATGGACGAAGCTTATTATCG CAAATGCTGCACTATGACCCCAACAAGCGGATTTCGGCAAAGGCAGCTCTGACTCACCCTTTCTTCCAGGATGTGACCAAGCCAGTACCCCACCTTCGGCTCTGA